One genomic window of Glycine soja cultivar W05 chromosome 9, ASM419377v2, whole genome shotgun sequence includes the following:
- the LOC114367245 gene encoding UDP-glycosyltransferase 74G1-like, whose amino-acid sequence MVHCVILPYPAQGHINPIHQFSKLLQREGVRITLVTTLSYCKNLQNAPASIALETISDGFDNGGVAEAGNWKVYMERFWQVGPKTLAELLEKLDRSGDPVDCVIYDSFFPWVLEVAKGFGIVGVVFLTQNMSVNSIYYHVQQGKLRVPLTENEISLPFLPKLHHKDMPSFFFPTDVDNSVLLDLVVGQFSNIDKADWIMCNSFYELEKEVTDWTEMIWPKFRAIGPCITSMILNKGLTDDEDDGVTQFKSEECMKWLDDKPKQSVVYVSFGSMAILNEEQIKELAYGLSDSEIYFLWVLRASEETKLPKDFEKKSEKGLVVGWCSQLKVLAHEAIGCFVTHCGWNSTLEAMSLGVPMVAMPYWSDQSTNAKQIVDVLKIGIRTTVDEKKIVRGEVLKCCIMEIMKSERGKEVKSNMERWKALAARAVSEEGSSRKNIAEFVNSLFNLQQGIAN is encoded by the exons ATGGTGCACTGTGTGATCTTACCATATCCAGCTCAAGGCCACATTAACCCCATTCATCAGTTCTCCAAACTCTTGCAACGAGAAGGGGTGAGAATAACACTTGTCACCACCCTTTCCTACTGCAAGAACTTGCAGAATGCACCTGCTTCTATTGCACTTGAAACCATTTCTGATGGTTTTGACAATGGTGGTGTTGCTGAGGCAGGGAACTGGAAGGTCTACATGGAACGTTTTTGGCAAGTAGGGCCAAAGACCCTTGCTGAGCTTCTTGAGAAACTTGATAGATCAGGTGACCCTGTTGATTGTGTTATTTATGACTCATTCTTCCCTTGGGTTCTTGAGGTTGCAAAGGGTTTTGGGATAGTTGGAGTTGTTTTTCTCACTCAAAATATGTCCGTTAATAGTATATACTACCATGTCCAGCAAGGGAAGTTGCGTGTTCCCCTCACAGAAAATGAGATTTCCCTTCCTTTCTTACCCAAACTTCACCATAAGGACATGCCCTCGTTCTTCTTCCCCACAGATGTGGATAATTCAGTTTTGCTTGATTTGGTAGTGGGTCAGTTCTCCAATATCGACAAAGCTGATTGGATCATGTGCAATTCATTCTACGAGTTGGAAAAAGAG GTAACTGATTGGACGGAGATGATTTGGCCCAAATTTAGGGCCATAGGACCATGCATAACCTCTATGATTTTAAACAAGGGACTTacagatgatgaagatgatggcGTTACACAATTTAAGAGTGAAGAATGCATGAAATGGTTAGATGATAAACCAAAACAGTCTGTTGTTTATGTTTCTTTTGGGTCTATGGCAATACTCAACGAAGAGCAAATAAAGGAATTAGCTTATGGTTTGAGTGACAGCGAAATTTACTTTTTGTGGGTGCTCAGAGCCTCAGAAGAAACTAAGCTTCCcaaagattttgaaaaaaagtcAGAGAAGGGTTTAGTAGTAGGGTGGTGCTCACAACTAAAAGTTTTAGCTCATGAAGCTATAGGGTGTTTTGTAACGCATTGTGGTTGGAACTCCACATTGGAAGCCATGAGTTTAGGAGTTCCAATGGTTGCAATGCCATATTGGTCCGACCAAAGTACAAATGCTAAGCAAATTGTAGATGTCTTGAAAATTGGAATCAGAACCACAGTTGATGAGAAAAAGATTGTGAGAGGAGAAGTATTAAAGTGTTGCATAATGGAAATAATGAAGAGTGAGAGAGGCAAAGAGGTGAAAAGCAATATGGAGCGATGGAAGGCTTTGGCTGCACGAGCTGTTAGCGAGGAAGGAAGTTCTCGTAAAAACATTGCAGAATTTGTCAATAGCTTGTTCAATTTACAACAGGGAATTGCAAATTAA
- the LOC114367246 gene encoding UDP-glycosyltransferase 74E2-like isoform X3, translated as MFVNIEPCITSMILNTRLTDDDEEDDGLTQFKSEECMKWLDDKPKQSVVYVSFGSMAVLDEEQIREIAYVLRDSDQSYFLWVVKASEETKLPKDFEKKSEKGLVVGWCSQLKVLAHEAIGCFVTHWGWNSTLEALSLGVPMVAMPYWFDQSINAKLIVDVWKMGIRATVDEKKIVRGEVLKYCIMEKMNSEKGKEVKGNMVQWKALAARFVSKEGSSHKNIAEFVNSLFNLQAACRELQNNSC; from the exons ATGTTCGTTAATATAGAACCATGCATAACCTCCATGATTTTAAATACGCGACTTacagatgatgatgaagaagatgatggtCTTACACAATTTAAGAGTGAAGAATGCATGAAATGGTTAGATGATAAACCAAAACAATCTGTTGTTTATGTTTCTTTTGG ATCCATGGCAGTACTCGACGAGGAGCAAATAAGGGAAATAGCATATGTTTTGAGAGATAGTGATCAAAGTTACTTTTTGTGGGTGGTGAAGGCCTCAGAAGAAACTAAGCTTCCCAAAGATTTTGAAAAGAAGTCAGAGAAGGGTTTAGTAGTAGGGTGGTGCTCCCAACTAAAAGTCTTAGCTCATGAAGCTATAGGGTGTTTTGTAACACATTGGGGTTGGAACTCCACATTGGAAGCCTTGAGTTTAGGGGTTCCAATGGTTGCAATGCCATATTGGTTTGATCAAAGTATAAATGCTAAGCTAATTGTAGATGTCTGGAAAATGGGAATTAGAGCTACAGTTGATGAAAAAAAGATTGTGAGAGGAGAAGTGTTGAAGTATTGCATAATGGAAAAAATGAATAGTGAGAAAGGCAAAGAGGTGAAAGGCAACATGGTGCAATGGAAGGCTTTGGCTGCACGATTTGTTAGTAAGGAAGGGAGTTCTCATAAAAACATTGCAGAATTTGTGAATAGTTTGTTCAATTTACAAGCAGCGTGCAGGGAATTGCAAAATAATTCTTGTTAA
- the LOC114367246 gene encoding UDP-glycosyltransferase 74E2-like isoform X1 yields the protein MILNTRLTDDDEEDDGLTQFKSEECMKWLDDKPKQSVVYVSFGSMAVLDEEQIREIAYVLRDSDQSYFLWVVKASEETKLPKDFEKKSEKGLVVGWCSQLKVLAHEAIGCFVTHWGWNSTLEALSLGVPMVAMPYWFDQSINAKLIVDVWKMGIRATVDEKKIVRGEVLKYCIMEKMNSEKGKEVKGNMVQWKALAARFVSKEGSSHKNIAEFVNSLFNLQAACRELQNNSC from the exons ATGATTTTAAATACGCGACTTacagatgatgatgaagaagatgatggtCTTACACAATTTAAGAGTGAAGAATGCATGAAATGGTTAGATGATAAACCAAAACAATCTGTTGTTTATGTTTCTTTTGG ATCCATGGCAGTACTCGACGAGGAGCAAATAAGGGAAATAGCATATGTTTTGAGAGATAGTGATCAAAGTTACTTTTTGTGGGTGGTGAAGGCCTCAGAAGAAACTAAGCTTCCCAAAGATTTTGAAAAGAAGTCAGAGAAGGGTTTAGTAGTAGGGTGGTGCTCCCAACTAAAAGTCTTAGCTCATGAAGCTATAGGGTGTTTTGTAACACATTGGGGTTGGAACTCCACATTGGAAGCCTTGAGTTTAGGGGTTCCAATGGTTGCAATGCCATATTGGTTTGATCAAAGTATAAATGCTAAGCTAATTGTAGATGTCTGGAAAATGGGAATTAGAGCTACAGTTGATGAAAAAAAGATTGTGAGAGGAGAAGTGTTGAAGTATTGCATAATGGAAAAAATGAATAGTGAGAAAGGCAAAGAGGTGAAAGGCAACATGGTGCAATGGAAGGCTTTGGCTGCACGATTTGTTAGTAAGGAAGGGAGTTCTCATAAAAACATTGCAGAATTTGTGAATAGTTTGTTCAATTTACAAGCAGCGTGCAGGGAATTGCAAAATAATTCTTGTTAA
- the LOC114367246 gene encoding UDP-glycosyltransferase 74E1-like isoform X2, with amino-acid sequence MKWLDDKPKQSVVYVSFGSMAVLDEEQIREIAYVLRDSDQSYFLWVVKASEETKLPKDFEKKSEKGLVVGWCSQLKVLAHEAIGCFVTHWGWNSTLEALSLGVPMVAMPYWFDQSINAKLIVDVWKMGIRATVDEKKIVRGEVLKYCIMEKMNSEKGKEVKGNMVQWKALAARFVSKEGSSHKNIAEFVNSLFNLQAACRELQNNSC; translated from the exons ATGAAATGGTTAGATGATAAACCAAAACAATCTGTTGTTTATGTTTCTTTTGG ATCCATGGCAGTACTCGACGAGGAGCAAATAAGGGAAATAGCATATGTTTTGAGAGATAGTGATCAAAGTTACTTTTTGTGGGTGGTGAAGGCCTCAGAAGAAACTAAGCTTCCCAAAGATTTTGAAAAGAAGTCAGAGAAGGGTTTAGTAGTAGGGTGGTGCTCCCAACTAAAAGTCTTAGCTCATGAAGCTATAGGGTGTTTTGTAACACATTGGGGTTGGAACTCCACATTGGAAGCCTTGAGTTTAGGGGTTCCAATGGTTGCAATGCCATATTGGTTTGATCAAAGTATAAATGCTAAGCTAATTGTAGATGTCTGGAAAATGGGAATTAGAGCTACAGTTGATGAAAAAAAGATTGTGAGAGGAGAAGTGTTGAAGTATTGCATAATGGAAAAAATGAATAGTGAGAAAGGCAAAGAGGTGAAAGGCAACATGGTGCAATGGAAGGCTTTGGCTGCACGATTTGTTAGTAAGGAAGGGAGTTCTCATAAAAACATTGCAGAATTTGTGAATAGTTTGTTCAATTTACAAGCAGCGTGCAGGGAATTGCAAAATAATTCTTGTTAA
- the LOC114425132 gene encoding acyl-coenzyme A thioesterase 9, mitochondrial-like — MDLNSSPSNNTIAVNGTIPVASTFAKATAPLENPPPANGSSNRKPIALWPGMYHSPVTTALWEARTKIFERLLDPPRDAPPQSELLTRTPSQSRTSILYNFSSDFVLREQYRDPWNEVRIGKLLEDLDALAGTISVKHCSDEASTTRPLIVVTASVDKIVLKKPISVNIDLKIVGSVIWVGHSSIEIQLEVTQSNEEGNDSDSVALTANFIFVARDSKTGKAAPVNRLSPETAHEKLLFVQAEARSNLRKRKREGEKRDFENGEKNRLQALLAEGRIFCDMPALADRDSILLKDTSLENALICQPQQRNIHGRIFGGFLMHRAFELAFSTAYAFAGLVPCFLEVDHVDFLRPVDVGDFLRLKSCVLYTEVHDPDQPLINVEVVAHVTRPELRSSEVSNTFHFTFTVRPEAKAMKNGFKLRNVVPATEEEAWRILERIDADNLNEFFRT, encoded by the exons ATGGATTTGAATTCCTCTCCTTCGAACAACACAATTGCCGTGAATGGAACAATCCCCGTCGCTTCCACGTTCGCCAAGGCCACCGCGCCGTTGGAGAACCCTCCGCCGGCGAACGGCTCCAGCAACCGGAAACCCATCGCATTGTGGCCGGGGATGTACCATTCTCCGGTGACGACGGCTCTGTGGGAGGCTCGGACCAAGATTTTTGAGCGGCTTCTGGACCCTCCGAGGGACGCTCCTCCGCAGAGTGAATTGCTCACCAGAACCCCGTCGCAGAGCAGGACCAGCATCTTGTACAACTTCTCCTCTGATTTCGTGCTCAGGGAACAGTATAGGGATCCCTGGAATGAAGTCCGAATTGGGAAGTTGCTCGAAGATCTTGATGCCCTCGCTGGAACTATTTCTGTCAag CATTGTTCTGATGAAGCTAGCACAACAAGGCCACTTATAGTTGTCACTGCTTCTGTTGATAAGATCGTACTAAAGAAGCCAATTAGTGTTAACATTGATCTCAAGATAGTTGGTTCTGTTATATGGGTTGGGCACTCCTCAATAGAGATTCAACTGGAAGTTACTCAGTCCAATGAAG AGGGCAATGATTCAGACTCAGTAGCACTGACAGCCAACTTCATATTCGTTGCTCGAGACTCAAAAACTGGGAAAGCTGCTCCAGTGAATCGACTTTCGCCAGAAACTGCTCATGAAAAACTTCTTTTTGTACAAGCTGAAGCAAGAAGTAAtttgagaaaaaggaaaagagaagggGAAAAGAGGGACTTTGAGAATGGGGAGAAAAATAGGCTTCAGGCCCTATTGGCTGAAGGAAGAATATTCTGTGACATGCCAGCTTTAGCTGATCGAGACAGCATTCTTCTAAAGGATACCAGCCTTGAGAATGCTTTAATATGCCAGCCACAGCAAAGGAATATCCATGGTCGAATATTTGGAGGTTTCTTGATGCATCGTGCATTTGAATTGGCTTTCTCCACAGCATATGCCTTTGCTGGATTAGTTCCTTGCTTTCTAGAAGTTGATCATGTTGATTTCCTAAGACCT GTTGATGTAGGGGACTTTTTGCGTCTCAAATCTTGTGTTCTGTACACGGAGGTTCACGATCCTGATCAGCCACTTATCAACGTTGAAGTTGTTGCTCATGTTACACGACCTGAGCTACGTAGTAGTGAG GTATCAAATACTTTCCATTTCACTTTCACTGTCCGTCCAGAAGCCAAGGCGATGAAAAATGGATTCAAACTTCGCAATGTAGTACCAGcaacagaagaagaagcatGGCGTATATTAGAGCGCATAGATGCTGACAACTTGAATGAATTCTTCAGAACATAA